The proteins below are encoded in one region of Neofelis nebulosa isolate mNeoNeb1 chromosome 17, mNeoNeb1.pri, whole genome shotgun sequence:
- the PPP2R1A gene encoding serine/threonine-protein phosphatase 2A 65 kDa regulatory subunit A alpha isoform produces the protein MAAADGDDSLYPIAVLIDELRNEDVQLRLNSIKKLSTIALALGVERTRSELLPFLTDTIYDEDEVLLALAEQLGTFTTLVGGPEYVHCLLPPLESLATVEETVVRDKAVESLRAISHEHSPSDLEAHFVPLVKRLAGGDWFTSRTSACGLFSVCYPRVSSAVKAELRQYFRNLCSDDTPMVRRAAASKLGEFAKVLELDNVKSEIIPMFSNLASDEQDSVRLLAVEACVNIAQLLPQEDLEALVMPTLRQAAEDKSWRVRYMVADKFTELQKAVGPEITKTDLVPAFQNLMKDCEAEVRAAASHKVKEFCENLSADCRENVIMTQILPCIKELVSDANQHVKSALASVIMGLSPILGKDNTIEHLLPLFLAQLKDECPEVRLNIISNLDCVNEVIGIRQLSQSLLPAIVELAEDAKWRVRLAIIEYMPLLAGQLGVEFFDEKLNSLCMAWLVDHVYAIREAATSNLKKLVEKFGKEWAHATIIPKVLAMSGDPNYLHRMTTLFCINVLSEVCGQDITTKHMLPTVLRMAGDPVANVRFNVAKSLQKIGPILDNSTLQSEVKPILEKLTQDQDVDVKYFAQEALTVLSLA, from the exons ACACCATCTACGATGAGGATGAGGTCCTCTTGGCCCTGGCGGAACAGCTGGGCACCTTCACCACTCTGGTGGGAGGTCCTGAGTACGTGCACTGCCTGCTG CCGCCCCTGGAGTCGCTGGCCACGGTGGAGGAGACAGTGGTGCGGGACAAAGCGGTGGAGTCTTTGCGGGCCATCTCACATGAACACTCGCCCTCTGACCTCGAGGCCCACTTCGTGCCGCTGGTGAAGCGGCTGGCGGGTGGTGACTGGTTCACCTCCCGCACCTCAgcatgtggcctcttctctgtcTGCTACCCCCGTGTGTCCAGCGCCGTCAAGGCAGAACTTCGACA GTACTTCCGGAACCTGTGCTCAGATGACACCCCCATGGTGCGGCGGGCCGCAGCCTCCAAGCTGGGGGAGTTTGCCAAGGTGCTGGAGCTGGACAACGTCAAGAGTGAGATCATCCCCATGTTTTCCAACCTGGCCTCTGACGAGCAG GACTCGGTGCGGCTGCTGGCGGTAGAGGCGTGTGTGAACATCGCCCAGCTCCTGCCCCAGGAGGATCTGGAGGCCCTGGTGATGCCCACCCTGCGCCAGGCTGCCGAGGACAAGTCCTGGCGTGTCCGGTACATGGTGGCCGACAAGTTCACAGAG CTCCAGAAAGCAGTGGGGCCTGAGATCACCAAGACAGACCTGGTCCCCGCCTTCCAGAACCTGATGAAAGACTGTGAGGCCGAGGTGAGGGCCGCAGCCTCCCACAAGGTCAAAG AATTCTGTGAAAATCTCTCAGCTGACTGTCGGGAGAATGTGATCATGACACAGATACTACCCTGCATCAAG GAGCTGGTGTCAGACGCCAACCAACACGTGAAGTCAGCCTTGGCCTCCGTCATCATGGGCCTCTCCCCCATCCTGGGCAAAGACAATACCATTGAGCACCTCTTGCCCCTCTTCCTGGCTCAGCTGAAGGATGAG TGCCCGGAGGTGAGGCTGAACATTATCTCCAACCTGGACTGCGTGAACGAGGTCATCGGCATCCGACAGCTGTCCCAGTCCCTGCTGCCCGCCATCGTGGAGCTGGCCGAAGACGCCAAGTGGCGGGTGCGGCTGGCCATCATCGAGTATATGCCCCTGCTAGCCGGACAGCTG ggGGTAGAGTTTTTTGATGAGAAGCTCAACTCCTTGTGCATGGCATGGCTTGTGGATCATG TCTATGCCATCCGTGAGGCGGCCACCAGCAACCTGAAGAAGCTGGTGGAGAAGTTTGGGAAGGAGTGGGCCCATGCCACTATCATCCCCAAGGTCTTAGCCATGTCTGGGGACCCCAACTACCTGCACCGCATGACTACACTCTTCTGCATCAAT GTGCTGTCTGAGGTCTGTGGGCAGGACATTACCACCAAGCACATGCTGCCTACAGTTCTGCGTATGGCTGGGGATCCTGTCGCCAATGTCCGCTTCAATGTGGCCAAGTCCCTACAGAAGATAGGGCCTATCCTGGACAACAG caCACTGCAGAGTGAAGTCAAGCCCATCCTAGAGAAGCTGACCCAGGACCAGGATGTGGATGTCAAGTACTTCGCCCAGGAGGCTCTGACTG TTCTGTCTCTCGCCTGA
- the LOC131499883 gene encoding vomeronasal type-1 receptor 4-like produces the protein MLLLIVASPSYDHLVLSADFSMEYTGKFLHLLLSLGVFGSLTGPRKLLLVSDSSMSLFAQKNDCYYYLEENVLNDRMAPRDLAIAVIFLSQTIVGILGNFSLLHHYVFHYHTEGSLRPTELIFMHLLIANSLTMLSKGVPQTLEAFGLQYFLNEFGCKLLLYVQRVGRGMSIGSTCLLSVFQTITISPMNSCWKDLKTKAPKYIGLSISLCWIQFMFVNLIFPMYVLYASNNWHMKNITKKRDLGYCLSVDTETITVSVYAALIVFPEVSLSGLTIWTSGSMVFLLHRHKQRVQHIHSTNVAPRSSAESRATQNILVLMSTFVSFHFLSSVFHACIALIYNPSWWLVNTAAVISVGFPAISPFLLMRQDSTVCRLCFSWIRNTKSPNLTRRNVNCMCLSNAQLFIYSSCWKSQYRT, from the coding sequence ATGCTTTTGCTTATCGTAGCTTCACCCAGTTATGATCACCTCGTTCTTAGTGCTGACTTTTCCATGGAGTATACTGGAAAGTTTCTCCATTTACTCCTGTCTCTTGGAGTCTTTGGCAGTCTCACAGGACCACGGAAGTTACTCTTGGTGTCAGATTCTTCAATGAGTCTCTTTGCTCAGAAGAATGATTGTTACTACTATTTAGAGGAAAATGTGCTAAATGACAGAATGGCCCCCAGGGATTTGGCAATAGCAGTCATCTTCTTATCACAGACGATAGTTGGAATCCTGggaaatttctctcttcttcaccaTTATGTCTTCCATTACCACACCGAAGGGAGTTTGAGACccacagagttgatcttcatGCACCTGCTTATAGCCAACTCCTTGACGATGCTCTCAAAAGGTGTCCCCCAGACACTGGAAGCTTTTGGGCTGCAATATTTCCTCAATGAGTTTGGATGCAAACTTCTTTTGTATGTTcagagggtgggcaggggaatgtCCATTGGCAGCACCTGCCTCTTGAGTGTCTTCCAGACCATCACGATCAGCCCCATGAACTCCTGTTGGAAGGATCTTAAAACTAAAGCCCCAAAGTACATTGGCCTCTCCATTTCCCTCTGTTGGATCCAGTTCAtgtttgtaaatttaatttttcctatgTATGTGTTATATGCATCTAACAACTGGCACATGAAAAACATCACAAAGAAACGAGATTTGGGGTATTGTCTTTCTGTAGATACTGAGACAATCACAGTTTCTGTATATGCAGCATTGATAGTATTTCCTGAAGTTTCACTTTCTGGGCTCACGATCTGGACCAGCGGCTCCATGGTCTTTCTCCTGCACAGACACAAGCAGCGGGTCCAGCACATTCACAGCACTAATGTCGCCCCCAGATCCTCTGCTGAGTCCAGAGCCACTCAGAACATCCTCGTCCTCATGAGCACCTTtgtgtctttccatttcctctcctccGTCTTTCATGCTTGTATTGCTCTTATTTATAATCCCAGCTGGTGGCTGGTGAACACTGCTGCAGTAATTTCCGTGGGCTTTCCAGCCATCAGCCCATTTCTGCTCATGAGACAAGACTCCACAGTATGTAGGCTCTGCTTTTCCTGGATAAGGAACACAAAATCCCCTAATCTTACCAGAAGAAATGTGAATTGTATGTGTCTGAGCAATGCCCAGTTGTTTATTTACTCCTCCTGCTGGAAAAGTCAATACAGAACCTAG